Proteins from one Methanolinea sp. genomic window:
- a CDS encoding transposase, which yields YKLTLALDAHSLRPVCFLLHPGSPHDSTIFREIVSELKRRRIARIGDTIVFDKGYDAYDNYVEGIFEFSIVPAIFAKRNFSLPKLLRKLNFPLWIFGRSDAKQLVQRYTSLARRLVMYLRDEIQLVEKRSLIEDVFKMAKNAFGLKRIHKYTTRSVKKTVCLNVLLLGLVISLGFGDKIQLQRLAEW from the coding sequence CTACAAACTCACTCTCGCACTCGATGCGCATTCCCTGCGGCCGGTCTGTTTCCTGCTCCATCCGGGATCTCCCCACGACTCCACCATTTTCCGTGAAATCGTGAGTGAATTGAAAAGGCGCAGAATCGCCCGGATCGGTGATACAATCGTCTTTGACAAGGGATACGACGCGTATGATAACTACGTGGAGGGAATCTTCGAGTTCAGCATCGTCCCGGCGATCTTCGCCAAGAGGAACTTCTCATTACCCAAACTGCTCAGGAAACTCAATTTTCCCCTCTGGATTTTCGGGAGGTCTGATGCGAAACAGCTCGTCCAGAGATACACTTCCCTGGCGCGTCGGTTGGTGATGTACCTCCGCGACGAGATCCAACTCGTGGAGAAGAGATCCCTCATCGAGGATGTCTTCAAAATGGCGAAAAATGCATTCGGTTTGAAGAGGATCCACAAATATACAACGCGATCTGTGAAAAAGACGGTCTGCCTGAATGTACTTTTACTCGGGCTCGTTATTTCTCTGGGATTTGGCGATAAGATTCAATTACAGCGGTTGGCTGAGTGGTGA